One genomic window of Thermorudis peleae includes the following:
- a CDS encoding DUF951 domain-containing protein: MNDPEIRVDDIVRLRKPHPCGATDWVVVRIGADIGLRCLGCGRRVLLPRPYFRRRLKAIIGHISPAAEAESSHPS; encoded by the coding sequence ATGAACGATCCAGAGATTCGCGTTGACGACATTGTCCGCCTGCGTAAGCCACATCCGTGCGGAGCAACCGACTGGGTGGTGGTGCGCATCGGTGCGGACATTGGCCTGCGCTGCCTTGGCTGTGGACGCCGTGTGCTGCTGCCGCGGCCATATTTTCGCCGTCGGCTTAAGGCTATTATCGGCCATATCTCGCCAGCGGCAGAAGCTGAGTCGTCGCATCCATCATGA